The stretch of DNA TCTTTATAACTATGGTACTTTCTAATTTTTTATTAGTATAATTCTTTTTATCACTGTCTTTAAATAAATTTGAATTTTGAACTTGTTCTAATAAAGTATTATTTGCTTTGTTAATTGGCATTCCTATGCTCCTATTAAATCAATTGCTATTTTATTTAATTCTTCTATTGTATTACTTTTTGGGTAATACTGATATATAGTTTGATTGTATTTTTGGCTATCAGCTATTTTCCTATCTTGCCTTACTTTATATATATTATATTTTTTTAAATTCTGTAAAATATTTAAATATTGTTTATGAGTTTCAAATGACTTGTTAATTAAATTAATTATTATTTTATCATATTTTATTTTTTTCCTATATGATTTATTTATTTTTTGAAGTTCATTATAAAATAATTCTATACCGTCAAATGAAAAGTATTCAGGCGTTATAGGAGTTATAACTTCGTTTATTGATAATAAAATACATCGTTCTAATTGGCTTATTGAAGGACTTAAATCATATATAGCATACTCAAATCCTAATTTTTGTAATTCTGTATTTAAATCTTCGAATATAAATGGTTCCTGAAAGAGTTTTGTTTCTGCATAGTTTTTTAAAGAACTATCTTTTGGTTTTGTAGGTATGATATATAGATTTTCTTTTATTTTTTTTATAGCATTTTGTAAAGGTAATCCTTG from Brachyspira pilosicoli encodes:
- a CDS encoding ParA family protein, with translation MIKSIAFHILKGGVGKTTLSGNIAYKISETKKTILIDCDIQANSSNWFLKENIDHELSECLQGLPLQNAIKKIKENLYIIPTKPKDSSLKNYAETKLFQEPFIFEDLNTELQKLGFEYAIYDLSPSISQLERCILLSINEVITPITPEYFSFDGIELFYNELQKINKSYRKKIKYDKIIINLINKSFETHKQYLNILQNLKKYNIYKVRQDRKIADSQKYNQTIYQYYPKSNTIEELNKIAIDLIGA